One Methanofastidiosum sp. genomic window carries:
- a CDS encoding ATP-binding protein — MEKIYDISQLAEANRWWINSENILDDFKIKNWEDSRYKWNPKLKHYIKLNKDVIYTIRGPRQVGKTTLIKLIIKDLLLKDKIDPENIFFWSFESNSPQELNKIIETYLRWRTTKSGQRKYLFLDEISAVNNWQKEIMYFSNRGDLVNCSVVITGSHSMDIKSSTERMPGRRGGDKNESLDKILLPMKFSEYAELINPEIRKALFKNKLVTNSDKQEKIFKLFDGEIDPSIENLMIFKKELDSIFDMYLYTGGIPYVINEYLVDKKISTRTFNSYIGWITGDLQKYRYKEDYFKQIIKAIFKTMPNPISWNSLKDYTDIKTHTTVQDYISAMEDIFVGNIVYPLSQKSGGPNPVKNKKIYISDPFIFHALHGWSHAKNDYFENLKANLLNLEMKSKLIECVFHNHLCRWSYGLNPRDLFDPKDHICYYRDKKEREIDFVGLYGDKIYPFEVKYQSSISNSDFSNFSSFNRGLLISKDHTMKYKNYYSIPISLFLLLI, encoded by the coding sequence ATGGAAAAAATCTACGACATTAGCCAGTTGGCCGAGGCTAATCGATGGTGGATAAACAGTGAAAATATCCTAGACGATTTCAAGATTAAGAATTGGGAAGATTCTAGATACAAATGGAATCCTAAGTTAAAACATTACATAAAACTCAATAAAGATGTCATTTATACTATTCGTGGTCCACGACAAGTAGGAAAAACTACCCTGATTAAGTTGATTATCAAGGATCTATTACTAAAAGATAAAATAGATCCAGAAAATATTTTCTTTTGGTCTTTTGAGAGTAATAGTCCTCAGGAATTAAATAAGATTATTGAAACTTATCTAAGATGGAGAACTACCAAATCTGGCCAAAGAAAATATCTGTTTCTAGACGAGATATCTGCCGTTAACAATTGGCAGAAAGAAATAATGTATTTTTCAAACAGAGGAGATCTAGTTAATTGCTCAGTTGTTATTACAGGCTCTCACTCGATGGACATAAAATCTTCAACAGAAAGAATGCCCGGGAGAAGAGGCGGTGACAAAAATGAATCTTTAGATAAGATACTTCTACCAATGAAATTCTCTGAATATGCAGAACTAATTAATCCAGAAATACGAAAGGCCTTATTCAAAAACAAATTAGTTACAAATAGTGATAAACAAGAAAAAATATTCAAACTATTTGATGGAGAAATAGATCCAAGTATAGAAAATCTAATGATATTCAAAAAAGAATTAGACTCGATTTTTGATATGTACTTATATACCGGTGGAATACCATATGTGATAAATGAGTACCTTGTTGATAAGAAAATATCAACTAGAACTTTTAATTCTTATATTGGCTGGATTACTGGAGATCTTCAAAAATATAGGTATAAAGAAGATTATTTTAAACAGATCATAAAAGCAATTTTTAAGACAATGCCAAATCCAATTAGTTGGAATAGTCTAAAGGATTATACAGATATTAAAACCCATACGACAGTGCAGGATTATATATCTGCCATGGAAGATATTTTTGTGGGAAATATTGTCTACCCGCTATCCCAAAAAAGCGGTGGCCCAAATCCCGTAAAAAATAAAAAAATATACATTTCTGACCCATTTATTTTCCATGCTTTGCACGGTTGGTCACATGCTAAAAATGATTATTTTGAAAATCTAAAGGCCAATTTATTAAATCTAGAAATGAAAAGTAAATTGATTGAATGTGTTTTCCACAATCATCTATGCAGATGGTCTTATGGCTTAAATCCAAGAGATCTTTTTGACCCCAAAGATCATATTTGTTATTATAGGGACAAGAAAGAAAGAGAAATAGATTTTGTTGGATTATATGGGGATAAAATTTACCCATTTGAAGTAAAATATCAATCATCCATATCAAATTCAGATTTTAGTAATTTTTCTTCGTTTAATCGTGGACTACTTATCTCAAAGGACCATACAATGAAATATAAAAACTACTATTCCATTCCCATATCGCTGTTTCTATTACTGATATGA
- a CDS encoding zinc-ribbon domain-containing protein — protein MKNKKFCIKCGEEIPKDSIFCSKCGTKAPEIKEEIQNSSPSITLQNKSKIGIALIITILVGIAGAYFLLMPHYEWDKYNELIDKGNFEIDEGNRIREDYVDKLDEWNTKWDKIYWETGSSYVQENNLKILNDYDNAIDNLNPLLVESSRHYGNAEIYYKEIKTLNLPDWTYDYIDLRIQSLQKRKQALSKEIEVDSKRKIGREFVIAYVDGQIDGLKFSEEMNKGLININLYNFDKAQINIKNSQKYLSSWIYDWNNAYKKISINSLKSNITTLQCLDSSMDYMSRGLDAFNNMNYTTATNYFEQGTSKMSLCTNTVRSPEDIGLDLSLWIEKNIEPLQNQADKLYEESTKLEEQSDVIWEQNHTK, from the coding sequence ATGAAAAATAAAAAATTTTGTATAAAATGTGGAGAGGAAATTCCAAAAGATTCAATATTTTGTTCAAAATGTGGTACAAAGGCTCCGGAAATAAAAGAAGAGATACAAAATTCATCTCCTTCAATAACACTGCAAAATAAATCTAAGATAGGAATCGCATTGATTATAACTATTTTAGTTGGTATTGCTGGAGCATATTTCCTTTTAATGCCTCATTATGAATGGGATAAATATAATGAACTTATTGATAAGGGTAACTTCGAGATAGACGAAGGCAATAGGATAAGGGAAGACTATGTCGACAAATTAGATGAATGGAATACTAAATGGGATAAAATCTATTGGGAAACAGGTAGTTCTTATGTCCAGGAAAATAACTTGAAAATATTGAATGATTATGATAACGCCATTGATAATTTAAATCCTTTATTGGTTGAGTCTAGCAGGCATTATGGAAATGCTGAAATTTATTATAAAGAAATTAAAACTTTAAATCTGCCTGATTGGACTTACGATTATATTGATTTGAGAATACAATCTCTACAAAAAAGAAAACAAGCTTTGTCTAAAGAAATCGAAGTGGATAGTAAAAGAAAAATTGGCAGAGAGTTTGTAATAGCGTATGTCGATGGGCAGATTGACGGGCTTAAATTCTCAGAGGAGATGAACAAAGGATTAATTAATATAAATTTGTATAACTTTGATAAAGCTCAAATCAACATTAAAAATTCTCAAAAATATCTTAGCTCTTGGATCTATGACTGGAACAATGCATATAAGAAAATATCCATTAATTCTTTGAAATCTAACATCACCACTCTTCAATGCCTTGATAGCTCAATGGATTATATGAGTAGGGGATTGGATGCATTCAATAATATGAACTATACTACGGCTACTAACTATTTTGAGCAAGGAACTAGTAAAATGAGTTTATGCACAAATACTGTTCGATCTCCTGAAGATATAGGTCTTGACCTTTCACTCTGGATCGAGAAAAATATTGAGCCTCTCCAAAACCAAGCAGATAAACTCTACGAAGAGTCCACAAAATTAGAGGAACAGTCAGATGTAATTTGGGAGCAGAATCATACAAAATAG
- a CDS encoding metal-dependent hydrolase gives MINLNAEGHLFVSGVLNIIFLVILYLSGINVFQIGIFFPILIVFGIFSLLPDIDHPRSRISGVFYLSMIIIIIASGISFLLTFNPINILGILFAIGMLIIHSKYAEDSYNHRKFPHTIKFSLIACLILFFLLNSWYNNATYVSIITLVGAVSIFSHIWVDKYMYDTFLHFKNNVNYSVEITPEIASEKNVSTKFNAIIVRNKKWAVQFKLLDTKENVWIPKREIKYMKGSDGSYTQPEQYSQKYNVTNTNPVREKATYYYNNSGYNVVYEPTSAPQTNNILNQFSFQDIDYIFLRNTNEDLVLNISNDNKIYLEGDSIRPPRINNRNLYLEKLEGIIYLPINNPYLKIDIQVVNGDIKGNVAHSGSIRSVNGDIHLNLNASLNVKTNTVNGDIYVNTNSNTNSFLGQLYLETVNGDIVVT, from the coding sequence TTGATAAATTTGAATGCTGAAGGTCATTTATTTGTTAGCGGAGTACTCAATATTATATTCTTAGTAATTCTATACTTGTCAGGTATCAATGTTTTTCAAATAGGTATTTTCTTTCCGATATTAATCGTATTCGGAATATTTAGTTTACTGCCTGACATCGACCACCCTAGATCACGAATAAGTGGGGTATTTTATTTGTCTATGATTATTATAATAATTGCATCAGGAATCTCTTTTTTACTTACTTTTAATCCAATAAATATATTGGGGATCTTATTTGCGATTGGGATGCTAATTATTCATAGTAAGTATGCTGAAGATAGTTATAATCATAGGAAATTCCCTCACACCATTAAATTCAGCTTAATAGCATGTCTCATTCTTTTCTTTCTATTAAATTCATGGTATAATAACGCCACATATGTATCAATAATAACTTTAGTTGGAGCTGTATCAATTTTTTCACATATCTGGGTAGACAAATACATGTACGATACATTTTTACATTTTAAGAATAATGTTAACTATTCTGTAGAAATTACTCCCGAGATAGCCTCTGAAAAGAATGTATCTACAAAATTTAATGCAATAATCGTAAGAAACAAAAAGTGGGCAGTACAGTTTAAGCTTTTAGATACTAAAGAAAATGTTTGGATTCCAAAGAGGGAAATAAAGTATATGAAAGGTTCAGATGGGAGTTATACCCAACCAGAACAATACTCACAAAAATATAATGTAACTAATACAAATCCAGTAAGAGAGAAGGCAACTTATTATTATAATAATTCTGGATACAATGTAGTATACGAGCCTACATCTGCCCCGCAGACAAATAATATACTCAATCAATTTTCATTTCAAGATATAGATTATATCTTTCTTAGAAACACTAATGAAGATTTAGTTCTTAATATTAGTAATGATAACAAAATCTACTTGGAAGGAGATAGTATAAGGCCCCCAAGAATCAATAATAGAAATCTTTACTTAGAAAAACTAGAAGGAATTATATATCTCCCCATTAATAATCCTTATTTGAAAATTGATATACAAGTTGTAAATGGAGATATAAAGGGCAACGTGGCTCATTCAGGGAGCATAAGATCGGTAAACGGAGATATCCATCTTAATCTAAACGCTTCACTGAATGTAAAAACAAATACAGTTAATGGAGATATATATGTAAACACAAATTCAAATACGAATAGTTTTCTAGGACAACTTTACTTGGAAACTGTTAACGGGGACATAGTAGTTACATAA